In Metopolophium dirhodum isolate CAU chromosome 7, ASM1992520v1, whole genome shotgun sequence, one genomic interval encodes:
- the LOC132949072 gene encoding uncharacterized protein LOC132949072: MANEQQQSDHNLQIANPPVSNTTASPAIDVVANFRLLTFWNQSPTFWFNHAEAMFAAQRITSNASKVHYVVGALDQATIRTVGDLPGISASYEAIRTRLTEAFATSNAAKYRELVRPGGLGDRRPSQLLRDMRGNLPLGIGEEALKEFWMQRLPSSIRVVLISLDASLDSISARADLIMDASNPLDVDAVSREADTDLTGTVAALAKQVQALTQLISSSAEPQQRHSSPTDVGQLPSSQRCFYHETYGAKARKCRPPCNFRPRDNSDSAPAEN; the protein is encoded by the coding sequence ATGGCCAACGAGCAGCAACAATCGGACCACAACTTGCAAATTGCCAACCCGCCCGTCAGTAACACGACCGCTTCACCCGCGATTGACGTGGTCGCCAATTTTCGACTCTTGACATTTTGGAACCAGTCGCCCACGTTCTGGTTCAATCATGCTGAAGCTATGTTCGCGGCACAACGCATTACATCTAACGCGTCGAAAGTGCATTATGTCGTTGGAGCACTAGACCAGGCGACAATTCGAACCGTCGGCGACCTGCCCGGAATTTCGGCGTCGTATGAGGCAATACGCACGCGCCTCACCGAAGCATTCGCAACGTCAAACGCTGCCAAGTACCGGGAACTGGTCCGACCGGGAGGTTTAGGCGACCGACGACCGTCACAACTGCTCCGCGACATGCGCGGCAACCTGCCGCTTGGCATAGGTGAAGAGGCGCTGAAGGAATTCTGGATGCAGAGACTGCCGTCAAGCATCAGAGTCGTCCTCATCAGTCTCGACGCCTCGCTTGACTCAATATCCGCACGTGCGGATCTCATCATGGACGCGTCCAACCCTTTAGACGTCGACGCGGTCAGCAGAGAGGCTGACACGGATCTCACCGGAACTGTTGCGGCACTGGCTAAGCAGGTGCAGGCGTTGACACAGCTGATCAGCTCGTCTGCAGAGCCGCAGCAACGACACTCATCACCGACTGACGTAGGACAACTACCGTCGTCACAGAGGTGCTTCTATCACGAAACGTACGGCGCCAAGGCTCGAAAGTGCCGTCCGCCGTGTAATTTCCGTCCACGGGACAACAGCGACTCTGCTCCGGCGGAAAACTAA